In the genome of Dermacentor andersoni chromosome 3, qqDerAnde1_hic_scaffold, whole genome shotgun sequence, one region contains:
- the LOC126525191 gene encoding uncharacterized protein, which translates to MDPRGATNPVTSNFMAGPAQNPAEFQDMEEAPATTHSRTEEAGTGAAEEDLMQQDATGEASRQQDGDKNWQIYHSRRQKKNLKRATESDVIFKTRGSQATENNNKMTPAATAGSGVTQDSVTGALQKQQQKVGAPRQPRQRLPPLPTDDAKIIIRPRGGLKIKDMKSYQATQAIIEACGMKFKEEDFLVRLRPGSNIVIASASKEEVADVIRKIKYLPYSGINYEVNAYVAMPGDVKRLVIHGLPIGLPSEILESKLRLRTQGVEILAARMLGKSETALITFDGPIIPKWVIFSAVEYKTYPYRPTRQFCYVCGTQGHRSDVCPTPGARTCRQCGANNSVEGHQCQPKCLVCGGEHAAGTLDCSMRLKNIDELRGRASQKSRGRSRSRRRRPRWLSSEGEQSRSRSRGRSQTRSRDRSHSRDSSFPPLGPPPAAKWQWEQQPKPQQQQKKGGVKVSSTRSS; encoded by the coding sequence ATGGATCCCCGGGGCGCTACCAACCCTGTGACAAGCAATTTTATGGCCGGGCCGGCCCAAAACCCGGCAGAATTCCAAGATATGGAGGAGGCGCCCGCCACCACGCACTCGAGAACGGAGGAAGCGGGCACCGGAGCCGCAGAAGAGGACCTCATGCAGCAGGACGCCACGGGCGAGGCGAGCCGGCAGCAAGACGGGGACAAAAACTGGCAAATCTACCATTCCAGGCGCCAAAAAAAGAATCTCAAGCGCGCTACAGAGAGCGACGTCATTTTCAAGACGAGAGGATCCCAAGCCACGGAGAACAATAACAAGATGACGCCGGCAGCCACAGCTGGCAGCGGCGTCACGCAAGACAGCGTGACGGGAGCGCtgcagaaacaacaacaaaaggtggGAGCGCCGCGGCAGCCGAGGCAGAGGCTGCCACCGCTACCGACGGACGACGCGAAGATCATCATCCGGCCCAGAGGGGGGCTGAAAATCAAGGACATGAAATCATATCAAGCAACGCAAGCCATCATAGAGGCCTGCGGGATGAAATTCAAGGAAGAAGACTTTCTGGTCAGGCTCCGACCAGGGTCCAACATCGTCATCGCAAGTGCTTCTAAGGAAGAAGTTGCGGACGTCATCAGGAAGATCAAGTACCTCCCATACAGCGGCATCAATTACGAAGTAAACGCTTACGTGGCCATGCCTGGGGACGTAAAGCGGCTGGTCATCCACGGGCTACCGATAGGATTACCATCTGAAATACTGGAATCCAAGCTGCGACTACGTACTCAAGGGGTGGAGATCCTGGCGGCAAGGATGCTGGGCAAGTCGGAGACGGCGCTAATCACCTTCGACGGCCCCATCATTCCCAAGTGGGTCATCTTCAGCGCAGTAGAATACAAGACATACCCCTACAGACCAACCAGACAGTTTTGCTACGTATGCGGCACGCaaggacaccgctcggacgtcTGCCCAACGCCGGGAGCGAGAACCTGCAGGCAGTGCGGAGCAAACAACTCAGTTGAAGGACATCAGTGCCAACCAAAGTGCCTGGTATGTGGAGGCGAACACGCCGCCGGTACCCTGGACTGCAGTATGCGCCTCAAGAACATCGACGAGCTGCGAGGACGAGCCTCGCAGAAAAGCCGAGGGCGGAGCCGGAGCCGTAGGCGCCGTCCCAGGTGGCTGAGCTCAGAAGGAGAGCAGAGCCGCTCGCGGAGCCGGGGCCGCAGCCAAACGCGGAGCCGGGACCGGAGCCACTCCAGGGACAGCTCCTTCCCACCGCTGGGACCACCACCCGCAGCCAAATGGCAGTGGGAACAGCAGCcaaaaccacaacaacaacaaaagaagggCGGAGTTAAG